The following proteins come from a genomic window of Triticum aestivum cultivar Chinese Spring chromosome 6A, IWGSC CS RefSeq v2.1, whole genome shotgun sequence:
- the LOC123132283 gene encoding uncharacterized protein has translation MWRLRSTTPSLLAGARVRASMHDASSSWLDHGNLQSRSRRRRRDATAAAASSEAAAAPRRPHQPPASAMSSAQDPFYIVQEEIQGWIGKLQTTFHRWEQVSSNNGEYVHRTISSLAASFFKPDYFVIRQADCIQLKEFHISNLRVPLAHDGPTTPYGKKLPAADNKMLAFILQ, from the exons ATGTGGCGTCTACGAAGCACTACACCTAGCTTGCTTGCTGGCGCGCGCGTGCGTGCTTCGATGCACGACGCTTCATCGAGCTGGCTGGACCACGGCAATCTCCAGAGCAGGAGCCGGAGGAGGCGACGAGATGCTACTGCTGCAGCTGCATCCTCGGAGGCAGCAGCTGCCCCTCGCCGACCTCACCAACCTCCGGCGTCCGCCATGAGCTCAGCGCAGGACCCCTTCTACATCGTCCAGGAGGAGATCCAGGGATGG ATCGGTAAGCTGCAGACTACGTTCCATCGCTGGGAGCAAGTTTCTTCAAACAACGGAGAATATGTCCATCGGACAATATCATCGCTGGCAGCAAGTTTCTTCAAACCTGATTACTTTGTCATCAGGCAGGCTGATTGCATCCAACTCAAAGAGTTCCACATTTCTAACTTGAGGGTTCCACTTGCACATGATGGCCCCACAACTCCTTATGGAAAGAAGCTTCCTGCAGCTGACAACAAG ATGCTGGCCTTCATTCTTCAATAG